Proteins from a single region of Zonotrichia leucophrys gambelii isolate GWCS_2022_RI chromosome 17, RI_Zleu_2.0, whole genome shotgun sequence:
- the CRB2 gene encoding protein crumbs homolog 2 isoform X2: MELKKTTSRPCHAALLLPLFLLFWGASRSENDSGCSSSPCENGGSCKDLEVGYQCTCPVEPVAYTGVNCELLYDACTEGGCPAHMTCSRTPGLLEYDCVCPAGPAGAACGSVDECESSPCPDPRLQCVDSPAGYSCRCPAGGGCRAGSSVCSSQPCLNNGTCVAAPGGFRCLCPPGFGGATCGDDIDECASGPCRNGAICRDSAGEYSCFCVPGFQGSHCEIDIDECASRPCRNHGTCLNHMDRYECRCAPGYAGVNCDTEIDECASDPCQNGALCNDYVGFYTCTCAPGYEGAQCEVDVNECESQPCQSNGTCHDLVDSYHCDCSDTGFEGTHCELDILECASDPCHNSATCLEGIKGYSCACWPGYTGQHCEEDVDECATGPCHNGGLCLQRSDPAHYGTQPHFPSSFSYSQAAGFLCQCQPGFTGDTCFTNIDECESQPCQNGGLCQDLVNGFLCQCPPGYAGVECAVNINECEEGPCKNGAVCEDGIADYSCHCAPGQDGITWGGKNCSVQLTGCQSHDCQNEALCIPTYRAESHGHLCQCQPGFYDATCSTPTTFSFASRGYLLVELPEDSESRRGTAGASVSLRFRTTLPSAVLFYRGREAEYLFLELLDGVLHAELKREGVGYPLLLRGLRVDDGQWHRVEVVVHSTVQLKLWHGSCEAGLCLQSSPVPASTAVIPQAFLTLYIGGAEDPMANNTGSQQGFVGCLQDLQVDAAAVLPADLPLGELSPARPGCERTEWCLSQPCLHGGLCVDLWATFRCDCARPYGGPACSYERPAATFGLENSTSFASFTLSDSLGADFNLSFFLRSRKPDGLLVQACNGTGPCLTLYLRDGQLSIETSPADTVTFPGNVVDGSRRLIALSFQGGSVGALQSDTLLELGQLPAQALGAGSELFIGGHPNPDSAELWGGYFKGCLQDIQLNSHQIELFQVENNSVPQELNRTQTGNLVNGCISDDTCQSEPCQNGGRCIVTWNDFHCSCPANFTGKFCEEKVWCESDPCPEGTTCTDVVAGYVCLANATFNSYAAIEFTTNTSVTRTLSSLHVEFRTRDEDAVLLRAVEEVDSLQVAIRNSSLLVDIRSGNSVEGVSFVSPQAVTDGAWHSVSVSMEEPAALSSRWLLRWDGSVNVTLPGSAGNLDFLKNNASVVVAENFTGCLGRVQIGGLFLPFPPQQPYPQAEQFLRAGPGSARLGCSGADVCASGPCLNGGTCQDLFDAFGCGCSAGWAGPRCEANIDDCQPSPCVHGDCVDAVADFQCECFRGFIGKRCDINVDDCVRHQCLNGATCVDGVYGYSCRCPPQYSGPRCEWPFPPQQCGKNFTCLNGGRCITESWGANCSCRPGFTGRNCQININECEPNPCQNGGTCQDSENRYECVCSASFTGERCDINQRVWAHLSHSSVVGAVGAAGAALLLALAAATAIAMKRRRATQGTYSPSRQEKDGARVEMWNVIKMPPTERLI, translated from the exons GAGCTTCACGCTCAGAAAATGACAGTGGCTGTTCCTCGTCCCCGTGTGAGAATGGGGGGAGCTGTAAGGATTTGGAGGTGGGTTACCAGTGCACATGCCCTGTGGAGCCTGTAGCCTACACGGGCGTGAACTGTGAGCTCCTGTACGATGCCTGCACCGAAGGTGGCTGTCCTGCCCACATGACCTGCAGCCGgactccagggctgctggaatATGACTGCGTGTGcccagctggccctgcaggtgctgcctgtggcagcGTGGACGAGTGCGAGAGCAGCCCTTGCCCAGACCCTCGGCTGCAGTGTGTGGATAGCCCAGCCGGGTACTCCTGCAGGTGCCCCGCTGGAGGAGGCTGCCGGGCAGGAAGCTCCGTGtgctccagccagccctgcctcaaCAACGGCACGTGTGTGGCGGCTCCGGGCGGCTTCCGCTGCCTCTGCCCGCCCGGCTTCGGCGGGGCCACCTGCGGGGACGACATCGACGAGTgcgcctcggggccgtgccggAACGGGGCCATCTGCAGGGACAGCGCGGGCGAGTACAGCTGCTTCTGTGTGCCCGGCTTCCAGGGCTCGCACTGCGAGATCGACATCGACGAGTGCGCGTCCCGGCCCTGCCGCAACCACGGCACCTGCCTCAACCACATGGACCGCTACGAGTGCCGGTGCGCGCCCGGCTATGCAG GTGTGAACTGTGATACTGAAATAGATGAATGTGCTTCAGACCCTTGCCAGAATGGGGCCCTGTGCAATGATTACGTTGGGTTCTACACCTGCACCTGTGCACCAGGTTATGAAGGAGCCCAGTGTGAGGTGGACGTCAATGAATGTGAGAGCCAGCCATGCCAGAGCAATGGGACATGCCATGACCTCGTTGACAG CTACCATTGTGACTGCAGTGACACCGGCTTCGAGGGGACCCACTGCGAGCTGGACATCCTGGAGTGTGCCTCTGACCCCTGCCACAACAGTGCCACGTGCCTGGAGGGAATCAAGGGCtacagctgtgcctgctggccAG GTTACACCGGGCAGCACTGCGAGGAGGATGTGGATGAGTGTGCGACAGGGCCCTGCCACAACGGCGGCCTGTGCCTGCAGCGCTCCGACCCCGCCCACTACGGGACACAGCCCCACTTCCCCAGCAGCTTCAGCTACAGCCAGGCAGCTGGcttcctgtgccagtgccagccaggcTTTACAG GGGACACCTGCTTCACCAACATTGATGAGTGTgagtcccagccctgccagaacGGAGGGCTCTGCCAGGACCTGGTGAATGGcttcctgtgccagtgcccaccTGGTTATGCAG GTGTGGAATGTGCTGTTAACATCAATGAGTGTGAGGAGGGTCCCTGCAAGaatggagctgtgtgtgaggaTGGCATTGCTGACTATTCGTGCCACTGTGCCCCTGGCCAGGATGGCATTACGTGGGGAGGGAAgaactgctctgtgcagctcacTGGGTGCCAGAGCCACGACTGCCAGAACGAGGCCTTGTGCATCCCAACGTACCGAGCCGAGAGCCACGgccacctgtgccagtgccagcctggaTTCTATGATGCCACGTGCTCCACACCAACAAcgttttcctttgcttccagAGGGTATCTCCTCGTTGAGCTGCCCGAGGACAGTGAGAGCAGGAGGGGCACGGCAGGGGCCAGCGTGTCCCTCCGCTTCCGAACCACTCTGCCCAGCGCTGTCCTGTTTTACCGAGGCCGGGAAGCCGAGTACTtgttcctggagctcctggatggCGTCCTGCACGCAGAGCTGAAGAGGGAGGGTGTTGGGTACCCGCTGCTCCTGAGGGGGCTCAGAGTGGACGATGGCCAGTGGCACAGAGTGGAAGTTGTCGTGCACAGCACGGTGCAGCTGAAGCTCTGGCACGGCTCTTGTGAGgccgggctctgcctgcagagctctcctgtcccagccagcactgctgtgatcCCACAAGCCTTCCTGACTCTGTATATTGGAGGTGCTGAGGATCCAATGGCCAACAACACGGGGAGCCAGCAAGGCTTTGTGGGCTGCCTGCAGGACCTGCAGGTGGACGCTGCGGCCGTGCTGCCGGCGGATCTGCCCCTGGGGGAGCTGTCCCCGGCCAGGCCGGGCTGCGAGCGCACCGAGTggtgcctgtcccagccctgcctgcacgGAGGGCTCTGTGTGGACCTCTGGGCCACCTTCAGGTGTGACTGTGCCAGGCCCTATGGAGGCCCAGCTTGCTCGTATG AGCGCCCAGCAGCAACGTTTGGCCTAGAGAATTCCACCAGCTTTGCCTCTTTCACCCTTTCTGACAGCCTTGGGGCAGACTTCAACCTCTCGTTTTTCCTGCGGAGCCGGAAGCCCGATGGTTTGTTGGTGCAGGCCTGCAATGGGACAGGCCCCTGCCTCACCCTGTACCTGAGGGACGGCCAGCTGAGCATAGAGACGTCCCCTGCGGACACTGTGACCTTTCCAGGGAATGTGGTGGATGGGAGCAGACGTTTGATAGCCCTGTCCTTCCAGGGAggctctgtgggtgccctgCAGTCAGACacgctgctggagctgggccagctgccagcacaggccctgggagctggctctgagctgtTCATTGGGGGGCACCCCAACCCCGACAGTGCCGAGCTCTGGGGGGGCTACTTCAAGGGCTGCTTGCAGGACATCCAACTCAACAGCCACCAGATAGAGCTTTTCCAGGTGGAGAACAACAGTGTGCCACAGGAACTCAATAGGACTCAAACTGGAAACCTTGTGAATGGCTGCATCTCTGATGACACCTGCCAG tctgAGCCATGTCAGAATGGTGGCAGATGCATTGTCACTTGGAATGATTTCCATTGCAGCTGTCCTGCAAATTTCACTGGGAAATTTTGTGAAGAGAAAGTCTGGTGTGAAAGTGACCCATGTCCTGAAGGCACCACCTGCACAGACGTTGTGGCAGGATATGTGT GTCTGGCTAATGCAACATTCAATAGTTATGCTGCCATTGAATTTACCACCAACACATCAGTGACCAGAACTCTGAGCAGCCTCCACGTGGAATTCAGAACCAGAGATGAAGATGCCGTTTTGCTTCGGGCTGTGGAAGAGGTGGATTCCCTCCAGGTAGCCATTAGGAATTCCTCCCTGCTTGTTGACATCAGGAGTGGGAACAGCGTCGAGGGCGTGAGCTTCGTGAGCCCGCAGGCGGTCACGGACGGGGCCTGGCACAGCGTGTCCGTGTCCATGGAGGAGCCGGCCGCGCTCTCCTCGCGGTGGCTGCTCCGCTGGGACGGCTCGGTCAACGTGACCCTGCCGGGAAGCGCCGGCAACCTCGACTTCCTCAAGAACAACGCCTCGGTCGTTGTGGCCGAGAATTTCACCGGCTGCCTGGGCCGGGTGCAGATCGGGGggctcttcctgcccttcccgCCGCAGCAGCCGTACCCGCAGGCCGAGCAGTTCCTGCGGGCCGGCCCGGGCAGCGCCCGCCTGGGCTGCTCCGGGGCCGACGTGTGCGCCTCCGGCCCCTGCCTCAACGGCGGCACCTGCCAGGACCTGTTCGACGCCTTCGGCTGCGGCTGCAGCGCGGGCtgggcggggccgcgctgcgAGGCCAACATCGACgactgccagcccagcccctgcgTGCACGGGGACTGCGTGGATGCTGTGGCAGATTTCCAGTGCGAGTGCTTCCGCGGCTTCATCGGGAAGAGGTGCGACATCAACGTGGACGACTGCGTGCGGCACCAGTGCCTGAACGGGGCCACCTGCGTGGACGGCGTGTACGGGTACTCGTGCAGGTGCCCCCCGCAGTACTCCGGGCCTCGCTGCGA GTGGCCGTTCCCCCCTCAGCAGTGTGGCAAGAACTTCACCTGCTTGAACGGTGGCAGGTGCATCACCGAGAGCTGGGGAGccaactgctcctgcaggcctggcttCACTGGAAGGAA CTGTCAAATCAACATAAACGAGTGTGAGCCGAACCCGTGCCAGAACGGGGGCACGTGCCAGGACTCGGAGAACAGATACGAGTGCGTGTGCAGCGCCAGCTTCACCGGCGAGCGCTGCGACATCAAC
- the CRB2 gene encoding protein crumbs homolog 2 isoform X3, which translates to MELKKTTSRPCHAALLLPLFLLFWGASRSENDSGCSSSPCENGGSCKDLEVGYQCTCPVEPVAYTGVNCELLYDACTEGGCPAHMTCSRTPGLLEYDCVCPAGPAGAACGSVDECESSPCPDPRLQCVDSPAGYSCRCPAGGGCRAGSSVCSSQPCLNNGTCVAAPGGFRCLCPPGFGGATCGDDIDECASGPCRNGAICRDSAGEYSCFCVPGFQGSHCEIDIDECASRPCRNHGTCLNHMDRYECRCAPGYAGVNCDTEIDECASDPCQNGALCNDYVGFYTCTCAPGYEGAQCEVDVNECESQPCQSNGTCHDLVDSYHCDCSDTGFEGTHCELDILECASDPCHNSATCLEGIKGYSCACWPGYTGQHCEEDVDECATGPCHNGGLCLQRSDPAHYGTQPHFPSSFSYSQAAGFLCQCQPGFTGDTCFTNIDECESQPCQNGGLCQDLVNGFLCQCPPGYAGVECAVNINECEEGPCKNGAVCEDGIADYSCHCAPGQDGITWGGKNCSVQLTGCQSHDCQNEALCIPTYRAESHGHLCQCQPGFYDATCSTPTTFSFASRGYLLVELPEDSESRRGTAGASVSLRFRTTLPSAVLFYRGREAEYLFLELLDGVLHAELKREGVGYPLLLRGLRVDDGQWHRVEVVVHSTVQLKLWHGSCEAGLCLQSSPVPASTAVIPQAFLTLYIGGAEDPMANNTGSQQGFVGCLQDLQVDAAAVLPADLPLGELSPARPGCERTEWCLSQPCLHGGLCVDLWATFRCDCARPYGGPACSYERPAATFGLENSTSFASFTLSDSLGADFNLSFFLRSRKPDGLLVQACNGTGPCLTLYLRDGQLSIETSPADTVTFPGNVVDGSRRLIALSFQGGSVGALQSDTLLELGQLPAQALGAGSELFIGGHPNPDSAELWGGYFKGCLQDIQLNSHQIELFQVENNSVPQELNRTQTGNLVNGCISDDTCQSEPCQNGGRCIVTWNDFHCSCPANFTGKFCEEKVWCESDPCPEGTTCTDVVAGYVCLANATFNSYAAIEFTTNTSVTRTLSSLHVEFRTRDEDAVLLRAVEEVDSLQVAIRNSSLLVDIRSGNSVEGVSFVSPQAVTDGAWHSVSVSMEEPAALSSRWLLRWDGSVNVTLPGSAGNLDFLKNNASVVVAENFTGCLGRVQIGGLFLPFPPQQPYPQAEQFLRAGPGSARLGCSGADVCASGPCLNGGTCQDLFDAFGCGCSAGWAGPRCEANIDDCQPSPCVHGDCVDAVADFQCECFRGFIGKRCDINVDDCVRHQCLNGATCVDGVYGYSCRCPPQYSGPRCEWPFPPQQCGKNFTCLNGGRCITESWGANCSCRPGFTGRNCQININECEPNPCQNGGTCQDSENRYECVCSASFTGERCDINRVWAHLSHSSVVGAVGAAGAALLLALAAATAIAMKRRRATQGTYSPSRQEKDGARVEMWNVIKMPPTERLI; encoded by the exons GAGCTTCACGCTCAGAAAATGACAGTGGCTGTTCCTCGTCCCCGTGTGAGAATGGGGGGAGCTGTAAGGATTTGGAGGTGGGTTACCAGTGCACATGCCCTGTGGAGCCTGTAGCCTACACGGGCGTGAACTGTGAGCTCCTGTACGATGCCTGCACCGAAGGTGGCTGTCCTGCCCACATGACCTGCAGCCGgactccagggctgctggaatATGACTGCGTGTGcccagctggccctgcaggtgctgcctgtggcagcGTGGACGAGTGCGAGAGCAGCCCTTGCCCAGACCCTCGGCTGCAGTGTGTGGATAGCCCAGCCGGGTACTCCTGCAGGTGCCCCGCTGGAGGAGGCTGCCGGGCAGGAAGCTCCGTGtgctccagccagccctgcctcaaCAACGGCACGTGTGTGGCGGCTCCGGGCGGCTTCCGCTGCCTCTGCCCGCCCGGCTTCGGCGGGGCCACCTGCGGGGACGACATCGACGAGTgcgcctcggggccgtgccggAACGGGGCCATCTGCAGGGACAGCGCGGGCGAGTACAGCTGCTTCTGTGTGCCCGGCTTCCAGGGCTCGCACTGCGAGATCGACATCGACGAGTGCGCGTCCCGGCCCTGCCGCAACCACGGCACCTGCCTCAACCACATGGACCGCTACGAGTGCCGGTGCGCGCCCGGCTATGCAG GTGTGAACTGTGATACTGAAATAGATGAATGTGCTTCAGACCCTTGCCAGAATGGGGCCCTGTGCAATGATTACGTTGGGTTCTACACCTGCACCTGTGCACCAGGTTATGAAGGAGCCCAGTGTGAGGTGGACGTCAATGAATGTGAGAGCCAGCCATGCCAGAGCAATGGGACATGCCATGACCTCGTTGACAG CTACCATTGTGACTGCAGTGACACCGGCTTCGAGGGGACCCACTGCGAGCTGGACATCCTGGAGTGTGCCTCTGACCCCTGCCACAACAGTGCCACGTGCCTGGAGGGAATCAAGGGCtacagctgtgcctgctggccAG GTTACACCGGGCAGCACTGCGAGGAGGATGTGGATGAGTGTGCGACAGGGCCCTGCCACAACGGCGGCCTGTGCCTGCAGCGCTCCGACCCCGCCCACTACGGGACACAGCCCCACTTCCCCAGCAGCTTCAGCTACAGCCAGGCAGCTGGcttcctgtgccagtgccagccaggcTTTACAG GGGACACCTGCTTCACCAACATTGATGAGTGTgagtcccagccctgccagaacGGAGGGCTCTGCCAGGACCTGGTGAATGGcttcctgtgccagtgcccaccTGGTTATGCAG GTGTGGAATGTGCTGTTAACATCAATGAGTGTGAGGAGGGTCCCTGCAAGaatggagctgtgtgtgaggaTGGCATTGCTGACTATTCGTGCCACTGTGCCCCTGGCCAGGATGGCATTACGTGGGGAGGGAAgaactgctctgtgcagctcacTGGGTGCCAGAGCCACGACTGCCAGAACGAGGCCTTGTGCATCCCAACGTACCGAGCCGAGAGCCACGgccacctgtgccagtgccagcctggaTTCTATGATGCCACGTGCTCCACACCAACAAcgttttcctttgcttccagAGGGTATCTCCTCGTTGAGCTGCCCGAGGACAGTGAGAGCAGGAGGGGCACGGCAGGGGCCAGCGTGTCCCTCCGCTTCCGAACCACTCTGCCCAGCGCTGTCCTGTTTTACCGAGGCCGGGAAGCCGAGTACTtgttcctggagctcctggatggCGTCCTGCACGCAGAGCTGAAGAGGGAGGGTGTTGGGTACCCGCTGCTCCTGAGGGGGCTCAGAGTGGACGATGGCCAGTGGCACAGAGTGGAAGTTGTCGTGCACAGCACGGTGCAGCTGAAGCTCTGGCACGGCTCTTGTGAGgccgggctctgcctgcagagctctcctgtcccagccagcactgctgtgatcCCACAAGCCTTCCTGACTCTGTATATTGGAGGTGCTGAGGATCCAATGGCCAACAACACGGGGAGCCAGCAAGGCTTTGTGGGCTGCCTGCAGGACCTGCAGGTGGACGCTGCGGCCGTGCTGCCGGCGGATCTGCCCCTGGGGGAGCTGTCCCCGGCCAGGCCGGGCTGCGAGCGCACCGAGTggtgcctgtcccagccctgcctgcacgGAGGGCTCTGTGTGGACCTCTGGGCCACCTTCAGGTGTGACTGTGCCAGGCCCTATGGAGGCCCAGCTTGCTCGTATG AGCGCCCAGCAGCAACGTTTGGCCTAGAGAATTCCACCAGCTTTGCCTCTTTCACCCTTTCTGACAGCCTTGGGGCAGACTTCAACCTCTCGTTTTTCCTGCGGAGCCGGAAGCCCGATGGTTTGTTGGTGCAGGCCTGCAATGGGACAGGCCCCTGCCTCACCCTGTACCTGAGGGACGGCCAGCTGAGCATAGAGACGTCCCCTGCGGACACTGTGACCTTTCCAGGGAATGTGGTGGATGGGAGCAGACGTTTGATAGCCCTGTCCTTCCAGGGAggctctgtgggtgccctgCAGTCAGACacgctgctggagctgggccagctgccagcacaggccctgggagctggctctgagctgtTCATTGGGGGGCACCCCAACCCCGACAGTGCCGAGCTCTGGGGGGGCTACTTCAAGGGCTGCTTGCAGGACATCCAACTCAACAGCCACCAGATAGAGCTTTTCCAGGTGGAGAACAACAGTGTGCCACAGGAACTCAATAGGACTCAAACTGGAAACCTTGTGAATGGCTGCATCTCTGATGACACCTGCCAG tctgAGCCATGTCAGAATGGTGGCAGATGCATTGTCACTTGGAATGATTTCCATTGCAGCTGTCCTGCAAATTTCACTGGGAAATTTTGTGAAGAGAAAGTCTGGTGTGAAAGTGACCCATGTCCTGAAGGCACCACCTGCACAGACGTTGTGGCAGGATATGTGT GTCTGGCTAATGCAACATTCAATAGTTATGCTGCCATTGAATTTACCACCAACACATCAGTGACCAGAACTCTGAGCAGCCTCCACGTGGAATTCAGAACCAGAGATGAAGATGCCGTTTTGCTTCGGGCTGTGGAAGAGGTGGATTCCCTCCAGGTAGCCATTAGGAATTCCTCCCTGCTTGTTGACATCAGGAGTGGGAACAGCGTCGAGGGCGTGAGCTTCGTGAGCCCGCAGGCGGTCACGGACGGGGCCTGGCACAGCGTGTCCGTGTCCATGGAGGAGCCGGCCGCGCTCTCCTCGCGGTGGCTGCTCCGCTGGGACGGCTCGGTCAACGTGACCCTGCCGGGAAGCGCCGGCAACCTCGACTTCCTCAAGAACAACGCCTCGGTCGTTGTGGCCGAGAATTTCACCGGCTGCCTGGGCCGGGTGCAGATCGGGGggctcttcctgcccttcccgCCGCAGCAGCCGTACCCGCAGGCCGAGCAGTTCCTGCGGGCCGGCCCGGGCAGCGCCCGCCTGGGCTGCTCCGGGGCCGACGTGTGCGCCTCCGGCCCCTGCCTCAACGGCGGCACCTGCCAGGACCTGTTCGACGCCTTCGGCTGCGGCTGCAGCGCGGGCtgggcggggccgcgctgcgAGGCCAACATCGACgactgccagcccagcccctgcgTGCACGGGGACTGCGTGGATGCTGTGGCAGATTTCCAGTGCGAGTGCTTCCGCGGCTTCATCGGGAAGAGGTGCGACATCAACGTGGACGACTGCGTGCGGCACCAGTGCCTGAACGGGGCCACCTGCGTGGACGGCGTGTACGGGTACTCGTGCAGGTGCCCCCCGCAGTACTCCGGGCCTCGCTGCGA GTGGCCGTTCCCCCCTCAGCAGTGTGGCAAGAACTTCACCTGCTTGAACGGTGGCAGGTGCATCACCGAGAGCTGGGGAGccaactgctcctgcaggcctggcttCACTGGAAGGAA CTGTCAAATCAACATAAACGAGTGTGAGCCGAACCCGTGCCAGAACGGGGGCACGTGCCAGGACTCGGAGAACAGATACGAGTGCGTGTGCAGCGCCAGCTTCACCGGCGAGCGCTGCGACATCAAC